CCAAAGCCGTCGGTAACGCGGTGGAACGCCACCGCGTATCCCGGCGGCTTCGTCACGCCGCCCGCACCGTCATCCCGCGGCTCGATGCCACCGATCTGGTGGTGATCCGGGCCCGTGCGGGAAGCAGTGCCGCACCCTCGCCTCAACTGGAGCAGCAGTTGCAGCGCGCTCTCGAGCGCCTGGAGTCGCGGCGCAGGACGTCACCATGATCCGCAGGGCGGGTGCCGGTGCGGCCCGCGGTGCGATCTTCCTGATCCAGGTCTATCGCCACGCGATCTCTCCGTACCGGCCGCCGTCTTGCCGGTTCATCCCGACCTGCAGTCAGTACGCGGTCGACGCCCTCACCAAGTACGGCGTGTTCCGCGGTGCGTGGCTGGCATCGATCCGGCTCCTCAAATGCGGGCCATGGCATCCGGGCGGATGGGATCCGATTCCGGAACGGTGCCCCCACGATCACGAGTCCGTCGGTTCTGACGAGACCGTTCCTGGCGAAATAGCCGCCGCCGAAAACCCTGTCTGGGAAACCCCAGCGGAGCGAGGGGAGAGCAAGTCGCGTGTTTAATTGGTTCAGCCTGGACATCATCTATTACCCGGTGTCGGCGATCATGTGGGTTTGGTACAAGGCATTCGCCTTCCTGCTCGGCCCCGAGAACTTCTTCGCCTGGGCGCTGTCGGTGATGTTCCTGGTGTTCACCCTGCGCGCGATCCTCTACAAGCCGTTCGTCAAGCAGATCCGCACCACGCGGCAGATGCAGGAACTGCAGCCGCAGATCAAGGCGCTGCAGAAGAAGTACGGCAAGGACCGTCAGCGCATGGCGCTGGAGATGCAGAAGCTGCAGCGCGAGCACGGGTTCAACCCGATCCTCGGCTGTCTGCCGATGTTGGCGCAGGTGCCGGTGTTCCTCGGCCTGTACCACGTGTTGATGTCCTTCAACCGGACCCAGACCGGCATCGGCCGGCTCGGGTTGTCGGTGGAGGAGAACCGCAGCCTGCCCAACTACGTCTTCAGTGCGACCGACGTCGGTCACTTCCTGGACGCCAACCTCTTCGGTGCACCGCTCGGCGCGACGATGATCCAGCAGCACGGGCTCGAGGCGTTCACCGAATTCAACCGGCTGGCCGTGATCGCGGTCGGCGTGCCGATCATGATCCTGGCCGGCATCGCCACGCACTTCAACAGCCGGGCCTCGGTGGCGCGCCAGAGCGTGGAAGCGGCCTCCAACCCGCAGACCGCGATGATGAACAAGCTCGCGCTCTATGTGTTCCCCCTCGGTGTGGTCGTCGGTGGCCCGTTCCTTCCGTTGGCCGTGATCATCTACTGGCTGTCCAACAACATCTGGACTTACGGTCAGCAGCACTACGTGTTCGGGATGATCGAGAAGGAAGAAGAAGCCAAGAAGGCCGAAGCGCTCGAACGGCGGTCGGCGAATGCGCCCGCCCCCGGTGCCAAACCCAACCGCGCCCGCAAGGGTGACGCCGCGAGCGCGGCCGAGACCCCTGACGCGACGGCCGCCGAGCCGGACACGAATGCGGCGCAGACCGAGGCCCAGGGCGACACGGCAGGTGGATCGGGAGGGCCGAGCGTGAGCCGCACGCCCAAGCCCGGTGCACGCCCCAAGAAGCGGAAACGGTGACCAGTTCTCACACTGGCTACAAGTAGGGAGAAGACGGATATGACGGACGCACAGACGACCGAGCCCGGCGCCGAGCTGGAGGAGGACACCACCCAGTCCGCGCCGAAGAGCGAGGACGACCTGGAGGAGCGCTTGGTCGCGGAAGGCGAGATCGCCGGCGACTACCTCGAGGAGCTGCTCGACCTGCTCGACTTCGACGGCGATATCGACCTCGATGTCGAAGGCGACCGGGCCGTGGTGAGCATCGACGGCGGGGGAGACCTGAGCAAGCTGGTGGGCCGCAAGGGAGAGGTGCTCGACGCCCTCCAGGAGCTGACCCGGCTGGCGGTGCACCAGAAGACCGGTGAGCGCAGCCGCCTGATGCTGGACATCGCACGGTGGCGTCGCCGTCGTCGCGACGAGCTCGCTGCGCTGGGCGACAAGGTGGCCCGTCGTGTGCTGGAGTCGGGCGAGCGTGAGGAGCTGGCTCCGATGACGCCGTTCGAGCGCAAGATCGTTCACGACGCAGTCGCCGCGGTCGACGGAGTCCGCAGCGAGAGCGAGGGCGTGGAGCCGTCGCGCCGCGTCGTCGTTCTGCTTGGCTGAGTTTTAGTTACAAAGGTGT
This genomic window from Mycolicibacterium neworleansense contains:
- the yidC gene encoding membrane protein insertase YidC, with translation MFNWFSLDIIYYPVSAIMWVWYKAFAFLLGPENFFAWALSVMFLVFTLRAILYKPFVKQIRTTRQMQELQPQIKALQKKYGKDRQRMALEMQKLQREHGFNPILGCLPMLAQVPVFLGLYHVLMSFNRTQTGIGRLGLSVEENRSLPNYVFSATDVGHFLDANLFGAPLGATMIQQHGLEAFTEFNRLAVIAVGVPIMILAGIATHFNSRASVARQSVEAASNPQTAMMNKLALYVFPLGVVVGGPFLPLAVIIYWLSNNIWTYGQQHYVFGMIEKEEEAKKAEALERRSANAPAPGAKPNRARKGDAASAAETPDATAAEPDTNAAQTEAQGDTAGGSGGPSVSRTPKPGARPKKRKR
- a CDS encoding Jag family protein — translated: MTDAQTTEPGAELEEDTTQSAPKSEDDLEERLVAEGEIAGDYLEELLDLLDFDGDIDLDVEGDRAVVSIDGGGDLSKLVGRKGEVLDALQELTRLAVHQKTGERSRLMLDIARWRRRRRDELAALGDKVARRVLESGEREELAPMTPFERKIVHDAVAAVDGVRSESEGVEPSRRVVVLLG
- the yidD gene encoding membrane protein insertion efficiency factor YidD, with translation MIRRAGAGAARGAIFLIQVYRHAISPYRPPSCRFIPTCSQYAVDALTKYGVFRGAWLASIRLLKCGPWHPGGWDPIPERCPHDHESVGSDETVPGEIAAAENPVWETPAERGESKSRV
- the rnpA gene encoding ribonuclease P protein component, which translates into the protein MLPARYRMRRSAEFSATVSRGVRAVQPDVVVHALHEGTDATGPRVGLIVSKAVGNAVERHRVSRRLRHAARTVIPRLDATDLVVIRARAGSSAAPSPQLEQQLQRALERLESRRRTSP